From one Peredibacter starrii genomic stretch:
- a CDS encoding alginate export family protein, whose product MRALFLLLVLVPILSHAEVLWPGYKLLRQDEDFSYLRDSSKKSDYFDGIKFISLNEERSNFLTLGGEVRERYEYFSNFLWGAPLNEGDGYILSRVMVHGDLHISDKFRLFTQLKSNLVFDKTLPPRGIDKDKLDLHQLFIDGDFDHFLLRVGRQEINYGSGRLISVREGPNVRQSFDAVKLNYKDQNLNIDGLYSHPVETNPEEFDDKSGTDRALFGAYANFVKLKADIYYLGYDRQEAEFDSGTDHEMRHSVGTRWYNKGKNWDYDYEGVYQFGQFGNKSIKAWTVSTNTGYTFNHPWKPRLELKASAASGDDNPNDDTLGTFNALFPKGAFFNEAAILGPANFMDLHPGFSIDPSDVMTFKVDWDFLWRQSIEDGLYNVPLNPIVPGSAGDSRYIGSQLALSGQYKLGKHWLLFAQYVHFYAGSFLEEATPGKDIDYFTTWVTYKF is encoded by the coding sequence ATGCGCGCATTGTTTTTGCTCTTAGTCTTAGTGCCTATTCTTTCTCATGCTGAGGTTCTGTGGCCGGGTTATAAACTCTTACGTCAGGACGAAGATTTCAGTTACCTTCGTGATTCCTCTAAGAAATCTGATTATTTCGACGGCATTAAGTTTATTTCATTAAATGAAGAGAGAAGTAACTTTCTTACTCTGGGCGGTGAGGTCAGAGAAAGGTATGAGTATTTTAGTAACTTTTTATGGGGAGCTCCATTAAACGAGGGCGATGGTTATATTTTATCTCGGGTGATGGTTCATGGTGATCTTCACATCAGTGATAAGTTTCGTTTATTCACGCAATTAAAGAGCAACCTGGTATTTGATAAGACTCTTCCGCCTCGTGGAATTGATAAAGACAAACTTGATCTTCACCAGTTGTTTATTGATGGTGATTTCGATCATTTTCTTTTGAGAGTAGGTCGTCAGGAGATTAACTACGGAAGTGGTCGACTCATTTCAGTTCGAGAAGGTCCAAACGTCCGTCAATCATTTGATGCAGTTAAATTAAATTACAAAGATCAGAATCTAAACATTGATGGATTGTACTCGCATCCGGTTGAAACTAATCCGGAAGAGTTTGATGACAAATCGGGAACCGATCGAGCTCTTTTTGGTGCCTATGCCAATTTCGTTAAGCTCAAGGCCGATATTTATTATTTAGGATATGATCGTCAAGAGGCGGAGTTTGATTCTGGGACTGATCATGAAATGCGACATTCGGTGGGTACAAGATGGTACAATAAAGGGAAGAACTGGGACTATGACTACGAAGGTGTTTACCAGTTCGGTCAATTTGGTAATAAAAGTATCAAGGCCTGGACAGTTTCCACCAATACCGGCTACACCTTTAATCATCCTTGGAAACCACGCTTAGAGCTTAAGGCCTCGGCAGCAAGTGGTGATGATAATCCTAATGATGATACGCTCGGAACTTTCAATGCCCTTTTCCCGAAAGGGGCCTTCTTCAACGAGGCCGCGATTTTGGGGCCAGCAAACTTTATGGATCTTCATCCAGGATTTTCAATTGATCCATCGGACGTCATGACGTTTAAAGTGGACTGGGACTTTCTCTGGAGGCAATCAATCGAAGATGGACTTTATAATGTTCCACTAAATCCGATTGTACCTGGAAGCGCTGGAGATTCTCGCTATATTGGAAGCCAACTGGCACTTAGTGGGCAGTATAAGTTAGGCAAACACTGGCTGCTCTTTGCTCAGTATGTGCATTTCTACGCCGGCAGTTTCCTGGAAGAAGCGACTCCGGGCAAAGACATCGATTACTTTACAACATGGGTAACTTATAAGTTCTAG
- a CDS encoding DsbA family protein — MTYTLKVPATKNDHRKGPLDAPVVLVEYGDYECPHCARAQQLIQKLLKEFEGDICYVFRHFPITDIHPHAALAAMAAEAANEQSRFWDMHDLLYKNIYNLSAESITVLAEALELDISRFLVDLERDDLINKVRADIDSGEESGVTGTPTFFLNGIIFEEDATYPALKESILELKREYQDYAS; from the coding sequence ATGACTTATACCCTAAAAGTACCTGCCACTAAAAATGATCACCGAAAAGGTCCCTTAGATGCACCAGTGGTATTGGTTGAATATGGTGACTATGAATGTCCCCATTGTGCCCGGGCCCAGCAACTCATTCAAAAACTTCTGAAAGAATTTGAAGGTGATATCTGTTACGTTTTTCGTCACTTCCCTATCACCGACATTCATCCCCATGCCGCCCTTGCTGCGATGGCCGCAGAAGCGGCCAATGAGCAGTCTCGTTTCTGGGACATGCATGATCTTCTTTATAAGAACATTTATAACCTTTCCGCCGAAAGCATTACGGTTCTGGCAGAAGCTCTGGAACTCGATATCTCTCGTTTTCTGGTAGATCTGGAAAGAGATGATCTCATTAACAAAGTACGCGCGGACATTGATAGCGGTGAAGAATCCGGAGTAACTGGAACTCCTACTTTCTTTTTGAATGGAATTATTTTTGAGGAAGATGCGACTTATCCAGCATTAAAAGAAAGCATCCTGGAACTTAAACGGGAGTATCAAGATTATGCATCATAA
- a CDS encoding BON domain-containing protein, with the protein MENLNSADAGLKDRVNEVLIDLECENIEVTVEKGEVSLLGEIPNEEMRTTIEEKVKGIEGVQRVFNELHEKSLPQ; encoded by the coding sequence ATGGAAAATCTAAACTCCGCGGATGCGGGTCTTAAAGATCGGGTCAATGAAGTATTGATTGATCTGGAGTGTGAAAACATAGAAGTCACGGTTGAGAAGGGAGAAGTAAGTCTATTAGGTGAAATCCCTAATGAAGAAATGAGAACGACCATTGAAGAAAAAGTAAAAGGAATTGAAGGAGTTCAAAGAGTCTTTAATGAACTCCATGAAAAATCCCTGCCTCAATAA
- a CDS encoding response regulator transcription factor, with amino-acid sequence MKILIVEDDPKISGFIKKGLKESGYEPVALANGQEALDHLGVDKSYDLVILDLMLPGKSGLEVLAGMRAEGLSTPVLILSAKRSVEEKVEGLQHGADDYLVKPFAFSELLARIQVLLRRHQPQKSLPTSLAQFGIKIDLLKREVTRGGKVIDLQAKEFSLLEYFLKNPERVLSKTMILENVYHYNFDTQTNIVDVLVCRLRNKIDKDFDHKTIHTIRGVGYVLKDG; translated from the coding sequence ATGAAAATTCTTATCGTTGAAGACGATCCGAAAATTTCTGGATTTATCAAAAAGGGATTAAAAGAATCCGGTTATGAGCCTGTCGCCCTTGCCAATGGTCAGGAAGCGCTCGATCATCTCGGTGTTGATAAATCCTATGACTTGGTGATTCTCGATCTTATGCTGCCTGGAAAAAGTGGACTCGAGGTCCTTGCCGGGATGAGAGCTGAAGGGCTAAGTACTCCCGTGCTTATTTTGAGTGCCAAACGTTCGGTGGAAGAGAAAGTTGAGGGGCTACAGCATGGGGCCGATGATTATTTAGTGAAGCCTTTTGCCTTTTCTGAGCTTCTGGCGCGCATTCAAGTCCTTCTCCGTCGTCATCAACCACAAAAAAGTCTTCCGACTTCCTTAGCACAATTCGGAATTAAAATTGATCTTCTCAAGCGTGAAGTCACTCGCGGGGGAAAAGTCATAGATCTTCAGGCAAAAGAATTTTCACTGCTTGAATACTTTCTTAAAAATCCAGAAAGAGTACTTTCCAAAACCATGATTCTTGAAAATGTTTATCATTACAATTTTGATACCCAGACCAATATTGTGGATGTTTTGGTTTGCCGTTTAAGAAATAAGATCGATAAGGACTTTGATCACAAGACCATTCACACCATTAGAGGGGTGGGGTATGTTCTCAAAGACGGTTAA
- a CDS encoding DsbA family protein produces MNGSTLKIPPNVHDHRIGSLHAPVILIEYGDFQCPHCQMTVATMDTLVKEYGQDLCFIYRHFPLSTIHTDAGVAAVASEAADVQGQFWQMHHLLFENQNDLSSENIFELARVLKLDMKQFLDDLEKEEFAEKVRVDFNSGVRSQVNGTPTLFINGIRFDGAPSLEILRDVINKLIYENRAAI; encoded by the coding sequence ATGAATGGTTCAACCTTAAAAATTCCACCTAATGTCCACGACCACCGAATCGGTTCACTTCATGCTCCAGTCATTCTTATTGAATATGGAGACTTCCAATGTCCTCACTGTCAGATGACCGTGGCGACCATGGATACATTAGTTAAGGAATATGGACAGGATCTGTGTTTTATCTATCGCCATTTTCCCTTATCGACGATTCATACCGATGCAGGTGTTGCGGCAGTGGCCTCTGAAGCAGCAGATGTTCAAGGCCAGTTCTGGCAAATGCATCATCTCCTGTTTGAAAATCAAAATGACTTATCATCTGAAAATATTTTTGAGCTCGCTCGAGTCCTAAAACTCGATATGAAACAGTTCCTGGACGATCTGGAAAAAGAAGAATTTGCAGAAAAAGTTAGAGTCGACTTCAATAGCGGAGTCAGAAGCCAGGTGAACGGAACTCCCACTCTTTTTATTAACGGAATTCGTTTTGATGGAGCTCCGTCATTGGAGATTCTAAGAGACGTTATCAACAAGCTCATTTATGAAAACCGAGCGGCCATCTAA
- a CDS encoding DUF2267 domain-containing protein, which translates to MHHKHIKGIDKANEEINHVINLLMESKLFENEQKAFAVLKACLKALRERVGRDEAIHLGSQLSTILRGIYYEGWSPHADVSRSRTTFDFLEDVRRYFHGHDEIDLSHAVPVTLGVIFDLIDQGEAKQVLKNLPKNIQDLYLD; encoded by the coding sequence ATGCATCATAAGCATATAAAAGGCATTGATAAGGCCAATGAAGAAATTAATCACGTCATCAATCTTCTTATGGAAAGTAAACTTTTTGAAAATGAACAGAAGGCCTTTGCCGTGCTCAAGGCCTGTCTAAAGGCCCTAAGGGAGCGCGTTGGAAGAGATGAGGCGATCCATCTGGGTTCTCAACTCTCAACCATTCTTCGAGGCATTTACTATGAAGGCTGGAGTCCTCACGCAGATGTCTCGAGGTCCAGAACCACCTTCGACTTTCTGGAAGATGTACGTCGTTATTTTCATGGTCATGACGAGATTGATCTCTCCCATGCAGTACCAGTCACCTTGGGAGTCATTTTTGATTTGATTGATCAGGGAGAGGCCAAACAAGTTTTAAAAAATTTACCTAAAAACATCCAGGATCTCTATCTGGATTAA
- a CDS encoding OsmC family protein gives MEFKTSWKENMLFKAKVGNHLISMDASEPLGEDKGATPKELFAASLSGCTGMDIVGLLHKYKQNIKKFEIETKVKSTNDGYPIVFSFIDLVYHIEGEVEEALALQAIRLAQTKYCGISAMMARSASIHWRLFLNGKEAGTGDIGEYLSGE, from the coding sequence ATGGAATTCAAAACTTCGTGGAAGGAAAACATGCTCTTTAAGGCCAAGGTTGGTAATCATTTGATCTCAATGGATGCCTCTGAACCATTGGGTGAGGATAAAGGTGCCACGCCTAAAGAACTTTTTGCGGCCTCCCTGTCTGGATGTACTGGAATGGACATAGTTGGTTTATTACACAAATATAAACAGAACATTAAAAAGTTTGAGATTGAGACCAAGGTTAAATCGACAAATGATGGTTATCCAATTGTCTTTTCCTTTATTGATCTGGTTTATCACATCGAAGGTGAGGTAGAAGAGGCCCTGGCCCTTCAGGCCATTCGCCTGGCCCAAACCAAGTATTGTGGGATAAGCGCCATGATGGCCCGATCCGCGTCTATCCATTGGAGATTATTCTTAAATGGCAAAGAAGCGGGTACGGGGGACATAGGAGAGTATCTCAGTGGCGAGTAA
- a CDS encoding sensor histidine kinase: protein MFSKTVKKIGPRLVLGTTLLLLVSLLSVSITIYYLLSNSLRKSDKDLLERLSAVYAQNYELFGEDSLRKDISPEILVVIVDKEGKEIFSSLPKYIDRDFEDEDEIRQLQIEVSQMPLKKGLQTVLLLSGEEDKDLYEKLEYQLRVMFLEKEWLGLLPIIDNDLFEVFVTPLKNDRWMKVGKSSEEREEHLSSIRYIALMVLIPFLFVGFLLSYLLSRSILKPIKNLAAVINDIQNGKTQKRALVRNSGDEVDLLSHEFNNLLDKNEILISNLKSSIDNVAHDLRTPLTRFRISAEDALLHQDDPKKMALALEDGLENSEKILELLHAIMDVSEAETGTMMIKKKEIYLDIFIKNLVELYQYVAEDKEIKLSFSVPDDLCIMGDEVRLNQAFGNLLDNAIKYSPAGTEVKLVVTPQHDQVSIAINDQGEGIPESDLEKIWERLYRVDKSRSTPGLGIGLSVVKAIIKVHQGSVQVSSTIGKGSCFTVTLPLCNAGVR, encoded by the coding sequence ATGTTCTCAAAGACGGTTAAAAAAATTGGGCCACGTCTGGTTCTTGGAACGACCCTTCTTCTTCTCGTTTCCCTCTTAAGTGTTTCGATCACGATCTATTACTTGCTTTCTAACTCTCTAAGAAAGAGCGACAAAGATCTCCTGGAAAGACTTTCCGCGGTCTATGCCCAGAACTACGAACTTTTTGGTGAGGACTCACTCAGAAAAGACATCTCACCGGAAATTTTGGTCGTCATCGTAGATAAAGAGGGAAAAGAGATCTTTTCATCACTTCCTAAATATATTGACCGAGACTTTGAAGATGAAGATGAAATCAGACAGCTTCAGATTGAGGTCAGTCAAATGCCGCTTAAAAAAGGGCTTCAAACTGTTCTTCTTCTTTCGGGAGAGGAGGATAAGGACCTGTATGAGAAGTTAGAGTATCAGTTACGGGTGATGTTTCTGGAAAAAGAGTGGTTAGGGCTTCTTCCCATAATTGATAATGATTTATTTGAAGTCTTTGTGACTCCGCTTAAAAATGACCGATGGATGAAAGTGGGGAAAAGTTCGGAAGAGCGTGAAGAGCATTTATCGAGCATTCGTTACATTGCTTTGATGGTACTGATCCCGTTTCTCTTCGTGGGTTTTCTTTTAAGTTATCTCTTGTCCCGAAGTATCTTAAAACCTATTAAAAATCTCGCCGCTGTTATCAATGATATTCAAAATGGTAAAACTCAAAAGCGAGCATTAGTGCGAAATTCAGGGGATGAGGTCGATCTTTTGTCCCATGAGTTTAATAATCTATTAGATAAGAATGAGATTTTGATCTCAAATCTAAAAAGCTCCATCGACAATGTGGCCCATGATTTAAGAACGCCTTTGACCAGATTTCGCATTAGTGCAGAAGACGCTCTTCTTCATCAGGATGATCCCAAGAAAATGGCACTTGCTCTTGAAGACGGGTTAGAGAACTCAGAAAAGATCCTGGAACTACTTCATGCCATCATGGATGTGTCTGAAGCAGAGACCGGAACGATGATGATCAAAAAGAAAGAAATCTATCTCGATATTTTCATTAAAAATCTGGTTGAACTTTATCAGTACGTGGCAGAAGACAAGGAGATTAAACTCTCTTTCAGTGTTCCAGATGATCTGTGCATTATGGGAGATGAAGTCCGACTAAATCAGGCCTTTGGAAATCTCCTGGATAATGCCATCAAATATTCTCCTGCTGGAACTGAAGTGAAACTAGTTGTCACTCCTCAGCATGATCAGGTTTCAATTGCGATTAATGACCAAGGGGAAGGAATTCCCGAGTCGGATTTAGAGAAGATTTGGGAGCGCCTTTACCGCGTGGATAAGAGTCGTTCTACTCCAGGTCTGGGCATTGGGTTAAGTGTCGTTAAGGCCATCATTAAAGTCCATCAAGGCTCGGTTCAAGTCTCTAGTACTATAGGGAAAGGGTCTTGTTTCACAGTTACATTAC